Proteins from a genomic interval of Chitinophagales bacterium:
- a CDS encoding O-antigen ligase family protein, translating to MSYLTIHTRKGMTAYRAVKSWLKEQIITLKLNTPIGYALCSVIGIVLSVIACNIGLKFSIVLLGVIIGIPTVFACLFNLQFGLITMTLIAFTIQYFKKITDIPIGIALDILLVIMFFGMFIKQIQERDWSFAKSPISFWIFIWVFLNLIQAINPVAASQTAWMYTVRSMAGLILLYFIACYAFSSLQYIKLVFKILVAIAVFNALYGFYQEFRGFTNYEIAWLYAEKERFQLVFQWGRLRIFSTFGDPTTFSIYTVYMGMFCAIMLIAPIKWWKRFALAIAAIMLFWVTAYTGTRTAFVLLPAGFFFFTLMTFRKETILLAFALLLFGGVLVLKSTGNPVIYRIQSAFKPNEDPSMQLRLRNQAFIQPFIRKHPMGAGLGSTGLWGQRFTPDSFLAHFAHDSGLVRIAIELGWIGLIVYCISLFVSLKQCIYYYFRVKDPTIKMMYLAIANILFVLTLASYPQEAIVQLPTSIVFYICLAAVVRLKDFDTEMIAEKGAERVDVEEDRVYPIKVERQVEII from the coding sequence ATGTCTTACTTAACCATCCATACCCGAAAGGGTATGACTGCATACCGAGCAGTAAAGTCATGGTTGAAAGAACAAATAATCACGCTAAAACTAAATACGCCAATAGGTTATGCCTTATGTAGTGTTATTGGAATTGTTTTATCAGTGATAGCCTGCAATATTGGTCTGAAATTTAGCATCGTATTATTGGGGGTAATCATAGGAATACCTACCGTTTTTGCTTGTTTGTTCAATCTTCAGTTTGGTTTGATTACCATGACTCTTATCGCTTTCACCATTCAATACTTCAAAAAAATCACAGATATACCCATAGGTATTGCCTTAGATATATTGCTTGTGATTATGTTTTTTGGTATGTTTATCAAGCAAATCCAAGAACGTGATTGGAGTTTTGCCAAAAGTCCCATTAGTTTCTGGATATTCATTTGGGTATTTCTCAATCTCATACAAGCCATCAATCCCGTAGCTGCTTCTCAAACTGCCTGGATGTACACTGTTCGGAGTATGGCAGGGTTGATTTTACTGTATTTCATAGCCTGTTATGCTTTTAGTAGCCTTCAATACATTAAGTTGGTTTTCAAAATTTTAGTGGCAATTGCAGTTTTCAACGCATTGTATGGATTTTACCAAGAATTTCGTGGTTTTACCAACTATGAAATAGCATGGTTGTATGCCGAAAAAGAACGATTTCAGTTGGTCTTTCAATGGGGGCGACTTCGAATTTTTTCTACCTTTGGTGATCCCACCACTTTTAGTATTTATACAGTATATATGGGAATGTTTTGCGCTATTATGCTAATAGCTCCAATAAAATGGTGGAAACGTTTTGCGCTTGCTATTGCTGCTATTATGCTATTTTGGGTAACAGCCTATACGGGTACTCGCACCGCATTTGTACTACTTCCCGCAGGTTTTTTCTTTTTTACTTTGATGACCTTCCGAAAAGAAACAATTTTACTTGCATTTGCGCTACTGCTATTCGGCGGAGTATTGGTACTCAAATCGACAGGAAACCCTGTTATTTACCGCATACAGTCTGCGTTCAAACCCAATGAAGATCCTTCTATGCAATTGCGGCTTAGAAACCAAGCTTTTATACAACCCTTCATCCGCAAACACCCTATGGGTGCAGGTTTGGGTAGCACAGGATTGTGGGGACAGCGTTTTACACCTGATTCTTTTCTGGCACACTTTGCACACGACAGTGGTTTGGTTCGAATCGCAATAGAACTCGGTTGGATAGGTTTGATTGTGTATTGTATTTCGCTTTTTGTATCTCTAAAACAATGTATCTACTATTATTTTCGGGTCAAAGACCCTACCATCAAGATGATGTATTTAGCAATTGCTAATATACTGTTCGTTTTAACATTGGCGAGCTATCCACAAGAAGCCATCGTACAACTACCCACAAGCATTGTTTTTTATATCTGTTTGGCAGCTGTCGTGCGGCTCAAGGATTTTGATACAGAAATGATTGCAGAAAAAGGTGCAGAACGAGTAGATGTTGAAGAAGACAGGGTGTATCCTATCAAAGTAGAACGTCAGGTTGAAATTATATAG
- a CDS encoding O-antigen ligase family protein, producing the protein MSYLSPKIRFYNPLNKVKDWFSKQVFIQKLNNPIGYVALGMAALAIAVVIPMLGLKIGILLLGAIFAVPVLLFCLFRHQIGLIIMISVAFVVIPIKKVMDVPVGVLMDGLMFLMFFGMIIKQVIERDWSFAKNPISAWILVWVFLNLIQVINPSAESKMAWLYTVRSMAGLILLYFIACYAFSSLAYIKLVFKLIIGIALCNTLYGFYQEFVGFPQFELAWLYSDPERFQLIYQWGHLRLFSTFADPTTFGIYTVYMGMFCGIMVLAPITQNKRIVLGVCAVLMLWVTAYTGTRTAYVLIPAGLFFFTFMTMRKEVLIVAFIGIILGAGLMMKSTGNPIIYRIQSAFKPQEDASMQLRLKNQAFIQPFIHKHPMGAGLGSTGLWGQRFTPDSFLAHFAHDSGFVRVAIELGWIGLLLYCIFLFVVMYQAVYYYYRVKDPTIKTMYLGLSNVLFLLILANYPQEAIVQLPTSIVFYIVLAAVVRLKDFDIEPAKEPYIIINKPKAEDTVDEIEKNQDQPDKNHHTDKIEFEIIEPD; encoded by the coding sequence ATGTCGTATTTATCGCCCAAAATTCGATTTTACAATCCTCTTAATAAAGTAAAGGATTGGTTTAGCAAGCAAGTATTTATCCAAAAATTAAATAACCCTATAGGTTATGTAGCTTTAGGGATGGCAGCCTTAGCGATTGCAGTAGTCATTCCTATGCTTGGTTTGAAGATAGGTATTCTATTGTTGGGAGCTATTTTTGCCGTTCCTGTGTTGTTGTTTTGCTTGTTTCGCCATCAGATTGGATTGATTATCATGATATCGGTTGCCTTTGTTGTGATTCCTATCAAGAAAGTCATGGATGTTCCTGTTGGTGTTTTGATGGATGGGTTGATGTTTTTGATGTTCTTTGGAATGATTATCAAACAAGTAATTGAGAGAGACTGGAGTTTCGCAAAAAACCCAATTAGTGCATGGATTTTGGTTTGGGTATTTCTCAACCTGATACAAGTTATCAATCCTTCTGCTGAATCCAAAATGGCGTGGCTTTATACGGTTCGGAGTATGGCGGGGCTGATTTTGTTGTACTTCATTGCATGTTATGCTTTCAGCAGTTTGGCATATATTAAGCTGGTTTTCAAGCTTATTATTGGTATTGCATTGTGTAACACCTTGTATGGATTTTACCAAGAATTTGTCGGGTTTCCTCAGTTTGAATTGGCCTGGTTGTATTCCGATCCAGAGCGTTTTCAGTTGATTTATCAGTGGGGACATTTACGGCTTTTTTCCACTTTTGCTGATCCTACTACTTTCGGGATTTATACAGTGTACATGGGGATGTTTTGTGGAATTATGGTATTGGCACCAATTACCCAAAACAAACGAATTGTATTGGGAGTATGTGCCGTATTGATGTTGTGGGTCACCGCTTATACAGGTACAAGAACGGCCTATGTGTTGATACCCGCAGGTTTGTTCTTTTTTACGTTTATGACCATGCGTAAAGAGGTTCTTATAGTTGCTTTCATAGGAATTATATTAGGAGCTGGATTGATGATGAAATCTACGGGCAATCCCATTATCTATCGGATTCAATCGGCTTTCAAGCCACAAGAAGATGCCTCGATGCAACTTCGATTGAAGAACCAAGCATTTATTCAGCCTTTCATTCACAAACATCCTATGGGGGCAGGTTTGGGGAGTACAGGCTTATGGGGACAGCGATTTACACCCGATTCTTTTTTAGCACATTTTGCCCATGATAGTGGTTTTGTGCGGGTTGCAATTGAGTTGGGATGGATAGGCTTGTTGCTGTACTGCATATTTTTATTTGTGGTCATGTATCAAGCAGTGTATTACTACTATCGGGTGAAAGACCCGACCATCAAAACAATGTATTTGGGCTTGTCGAACGTGCTGTTTCTACTCATTTTGGCAAATTACCCACAAGAGGCAATTGTGCAGTTACCTACCAGTATTGTTTTTTATATTGTATTGGCAGCAGTTGTACGATTAAAAGACTTTGATATAGAACCTGCAAAGGAACCTTACATCATCATCAATAAACCCAAAGCAGAAGATACAGTAGATGAAATAGAAAAAAATCAAGACCAACCGGATAAAAACCATCATACCGATAAAATAGAATTTGAAATCATAGAACCAGATTGA